The following coding sequences lie in one Xiphophorus maculatus strain JP 163 A chromosome 4, X_maculatus-5.0-male, whole genome shotgun sequence genomic window:
- the aktip gene encoding AKT-interacting protein isoform X2, producing MNLNPFWSMSANTSRKRADEEQSGHTDQRASPARTHFGKKVLPPIPKNATPITKPPSMVSAAHSANGTHASYGPFYLEYSLLAEFTLVIKQKLPGIYVQPSYKSALMWFGVIFIRHGLYQDGVFKFTVYIPDNYPDGECPKLVFDIPVFHPLVDPVSGELDVRRAFTKWRRNHNHIWQVLMYARTVFYKINTTEPLNPEAAVLYEKDVQLFKSKVVDSVKLCNSHLFDQPKIDDPYAISFSPWNPAVHEEAKERMFTYKRRPEEHHRGTQVSGLSWVKPGSTQPFSKEDGPPQS from the exons ATGAACCTAAACCCCTTCTGGAGCATGTCTGCCAACACAAGTCGCAAG AGAGCCGATGAGGAGCAGAGTGGGCACACAGACCAGAGAGCCAGCCCAGCCAGGACTCACTTTGGCAAAAAGGTCCTTCCGCCCATTCCTAAGAATGCAACCCCCATTACCAAACCTCCATCAATGGTCAGTGCAGCCCACTCAGCCAATGGCACACACGCATCCTATGGCCCTTTTTACCTGGAGTACTCTCTACTGGCAGAGTT CACACTCGTGATTAAGCAGAAACTCCCTGGAATTTATGTCCAGCCATCCTACAAGTCAGCACTAA TGTGGTTTGGGGTCATTTTCATCCGGCATGGTTTGTATCAAGATGGTGTCTTCAAATTCACTGTGTATATTCCAGACAACTATCCAGATGGGGAGTGTCct aaattggTATTCGACATCCCAGTCTTCCACCCTCTTGTCGACCCAGTATCTGGAGAGCTGGATGTCAGAAGAGCTTTCACCAAATGGAG ACGGAATCACAACCACATTTGGCAGGTCTTGATGTATGCGCGTACAGTTTTTTACAAGATCAACACAACAGAGCCACTAAACCCAGAAGCAGCAGTTCT GTATGAAAAAGATGTGCAGCTGTTCAAAAGCAAAGTGGTGGACAGTGTCAAACTATGCAACAGTCATCTTTTTGACCAGCCTAAAATAGATGATCCTTACGCAATAAG TTTCTCTCCATGGAACCCAGCAGTGCATGAAGAGGCAAAGGAGAGGATGTTCACATACAAG AGACGACCTGAGGAACATCACAGAGGAACACAGGTGTCAGGGTTATCTTGGGTAAAGCCTGGTTCAACCCAACCTTTCAGCAAAGAAGATGGTCCTCCTCAAAGCTGA
- the aktip gene encoding AKT-interacting protein isoform X1: MNLNPFWSMSANTSRKQRADEEQSGHTDQRASPARTHFGKKVLPPIPKNATPITKPPSMVSAAHSANGTHASYGPFYLEYSLLAEFTLVIKQKLPGIYVQPSYKSALMWFGVIFIRHGLYQDGVFKFTVYIPDNYPDGECPKLVFDIPVFHPLVDPVSGELDVRRAFTKWRRNHNHIWQVLMYARTVFYKINTTEPLNPEAAVLYEKDVQLFKSKVVDSVKLCNSHLFDQPKIDDPYAISFSPWNPAVHEEAKERMFTYKRRPEEHHRGTQVSGLSWVKPGSTQPFSKEDGPPQS, translated from the exons ATGAACCTAAACCCCTTCTGGAGCATGTCTGCCAACACAAGTCGCAAG cagAGAGCCGATGAGGAGCAGAGTGGGCACACAGACCAGAGAGCCAGCCCAGCCAGGACTCACTTTGGCAAAAAGGTCCTTCCGCCCATTCCTAAGAATGCAACCCCCATTACCAAACCTCCATCAATGGTCAGTGCAGCCCACTCAGCCAATGGCACACACGCATCCTATGGCCCTTTTTACCTGGAGTACTCTCTACTGGCAGAGTT CACACTCGTGATTAAGCAGAAACTCCCTGGAATTTATGTCCAGCCATCCTACAAGTCAGCACTAA TGTGGTTTGGGGTCATTTTCATCCGGCATGGTTTGTATCAAGATGGTGTCTTCAAATTCACTGTGTATATTCCAGACAACTATCCAGATGGGGAGTGTCct aaattggTATTCGACATCCCAGTCTTCCACCCTCTTGTCGACCCAGTATCTGGAGAGCTGGATGTCAGAAGAGCTTTCACCAAATGGAG ACGGAATCACAACCACATTTGGCAGGTCTTGATGTATGCGCGTACAGTTTTTTACAAGATCAACACAACAGAGCCACTAAACCCAGAAGCAGCAGTTCT GTATGAAAAAGATGTGCAGCTGTTCAAAAGCAAAGTGGTGGACAGTGTCAAACTATGCAACAGTCATCTTTTTGACCAGCCTAAAATAGATGATCCTTACGCAATAAG TTTCTCTCCATGGAACCCAGCAGTGCATGAAGAGGCAAAGGAGAGGATGTTCACATACAAG AGACGACCTGAGGAACATCACAGAGGAACACAGGTGTCAGGGTTATCTTGGGTAAAGCCTGGTTCAACCCAACCTTTCAGCAAAGAAGATGGTCCTCCTCAAAGCTGA